One part of the Dysidea avara chromosome 10, odDysAvar1.4, whole genome shotgun sequence genome encodes these proteins:
- the LOC136236524 gene encoding uncharacterized protein isoform X1, which yields MADRKRSGGYGDEYDSKRPRSGREAYSKLLVPNAAAGALIGNSGSTIRELMQRFQAEIRLSRHGDYFPGTSERVCVVSGDVDNVCNVTEFVFHATKKEAENNRSSGIDEKRSSQLQMVVSHIAAGMIVGKGGEKVKQISEDSGARIRITKQGECHPSVSERIVYVEGTPGQILSAASLIIRKMRDDPRAKEWEDITSYRSYLDRDRDGGSFKSPSSRSEYGRQMHGQYSPDNRGSSSYGGRDSRYNDRHDDMQRSIYSTRSDALLKELEYVATRPLLNDLDSLRPSSSSGHSTNMSVPGATLCTLEVAVPESNMPGFMGRGRYSIVDIEELTGARLDASNQSIPGTMNYKILIYGSISTAQAAHAMVMQRIERDQERRGGY from the exons ATGGCGGATAGGAAGCGATCCGGTGGATACGGCGACGAGTATGACTCGAAGCGACCAAGAA GTGGTAGGGAGGCATATTCAAAGTTGCTTGTGCCTAATGCAGCAGCTGGGGCATTGATTGGTAACAGTGGTTCAACAATTCGTGAACTTATGCAGCGGTTCCAGGCAGAAATTAGGTTATCCCGCCATGGTGATTATTTTCCAGGGACCAGCGAGCGAGTCTGTGTTGTATCTGGGGATGTCGACAATGTATGTAATGTCACAGAATTTGTCTTCcatgctacaaagaaagaaGCTGAAAACAATAGGTCCTCAGGCATTGACGAGAAGCGCTCTAGCCAGTTGCAGATGGTAGTGTCCCACATTGCTGCAGGAATGATTGTAGGAAAGGGAGGGGAGAAAGTTAAACAGATTTCTGAGGATTCTGGGGCACGAATAAGGATAACAAAGCAAGGGGAGTGCCATCCAAGTGTTTCAGAGCGTATCGTGTATGTTGAAGGAACCCCAGGCCAGATCTTGAGTGCAGCTAGTCTTATTATAAGAAAAATGCGAGATGACCCTAGGGCTAAAGAATGGGAAGACATTACAAGTTATCGTTCTTATTTGGATCGTGACAGAGATGGTGGTTCTTTCAAGTCACCATCATCAAGATCAGAATATGGCAGACAGATGCATGGTCAATATTCACCAGATAATCGAGGTTCATCATCTTATGGTGGCCGTGACTCTCGCTACAATGACCGACACGATGACATGCAGAGGTCTATCTATTCCACACGCAGTGATGCTCTCCTTAAAGAACTGGAGTATGTTGCCACCCGTCCTTTATTGAATGACCTGGATTCACTCCGACCTAGTTCTAGCTCTGGCCATTCCACCAATATGTCCGTCCCAGGTGCAACCCTTTGTACACTTGAGGTTGCCGTCCCAGAGAGCAATATGCCTGGTTTCATGGGCCGAGGCAGATACAGTATAGTGGATATTGAGGAACTAACAGGTGCCAGACTAGATGCCTCCAACCAGAGCATCCCTGGGACCATGAACTACAAGATCTtaatctatggcagcatttCCACAGCCCAGGCTGCACATGCCATGGTTATGCAAAGGATTGAGCGTGACCAGGAACGTCGTGGAGGTtactaa
- the LOC136236519 gene encoding probable ATP-dependent RNA helicase DDX59 produces the protein MAEAGPSQTHDNDYDDDDDDDDDDDAIVLLSRDQRGAEPGEPTCVMCGRYGAYICDATDKDVCSVQCKREHLARVQKVVNESSQPAKEIASQPNQLDAYEQLISDKTLLTNVQAASCSLTHLQAQVFPAIRSGADVKVCANSSTNRSLSYLIPGVESVHHYNSTSDDDDDGSDYKYSVPSMLIIGPSRHSCSQLEVLTKQLISGLPNMRTALVVGGVPIANQIYRLKSGIQIIIATPERLLDILADHSYCVELSSISILAVDELDTILGAGLQDHLLTLINTLPHDRQSIVLYARPSSDIDKLASKIVNKQMLTVSQEEPLPVFTTHLVYWVEEAAKKDRLMGLLADETFFRCPMVVFVGSKMGSVLLAESVHKQLGIAVLALHGSMTPEKRDAVVNDFAAGKIQLLITSTMLTLLRDSLQCQQLIIFDMPQSFSSFTELVELVIPSVHSQVVSFINKSNQVLFSHLVSFLQPLGVRLPQQLARHVPKHQLNGSKRPPHHYSSGSRKRQMRSIDLTKQDDLVSFIKKNRV, from the exons ATGGCAGAAGCTGGACCTTCACAAACACATGATAATGAttacgatgatgatgatgatgatgatgatgatgatgatgcaatAGTATTGTTATCTAGGGATCAGCGAGGAGCTGAGCCTGGGGAACCCACGTGTGTAATGTGTGGACGATATGGAGCGTACATTTGTGATGCTACAGACAAAGATGTGTGTAGTGTTCAATGTAAGAGAGAACACTTGGCCAGGGTACAGAAAGTTGTCAATGAGAGCAGTCAACCAGCTAAAGAAATTGCTTCTCAACCAAACCAGCTCGATGCCTATGAGCAATTAATTTCAGACAAGACAT TACTGACGAACGTGCAGGCTGCAAGCTGCAGCCTCACCCACCTACAAGCACAGGTGTTCCCCGCCATACGTAGTGGAGCTGACGTGAAGGTGTGTGCCAACTCCTCAACGAACAGGAGCTTATCCTACTTGATACCTGGTGTGGAGTCTGTCCACCATTATAACTCTacaagtgatgatgatgatgatggcagTGATTATA AGTACAGTGTTCCAAGCATGCTGATAATTGGACCATCCCGACATAGTTGTTCACAATTGGAGGTTTTGACCAAGCAGCTCATTTCTG GGTTGCCCAACATGAGGACTGCTTTGGTAGTAGGAGGGGTTCCAATAGCCAATCAGATTTACCGGCTCAAGTCTGGCATACAGATCATAATTGCAACTCCAGAAAGACTGCTTGATATACTAGCTGATCACT CTTATTGTGTGGAGTTGTCGTCAATCTCCATACTAGCTGTGGATGAATTGGATACCATATTAGGGGCAGGGCTACAGGATCAT ttactGACACTCATCAATACACTACCACATGATAGACAGAGTATTGTGTTATATGCTAGACCATCCAGTGATATTGACAAGCTAGCTAGTAAGATTGTTAACAAGCAAATGTTGACCGTATCTCAAGAAGAA CCATTACCGGTATTCACTACTCACTTGGTATACTGGGTGGAGGAAGCAGCTAAGAAGGATCGGTTGATGGGGCTGTTGGCTGATGAGACTTTCTTTAG gtgtccaATGGTTGTGTTTGTGGGCTCCAAGATGGGATCTGTCTTGTTGGCTGAATCTGTgcacaag CAACTAGGTATTGCTGTGTTAGCCCTTCATGGCAGCATGACTCCAGAGAAGAGAGATGCTGTTGTCAATGACTTCGCTGCTGGCAAGATACAACTTCTCATCACATCCACCATGTTGACATTGCTAAGAGACAGCCTACAGTGTCAACAG CTGATAATCTTTGACATGCCTCAGTCCTTCAGCAGTTTCACTGAACTG GTGGAGCTTGTCATTCCTTCTGTGCATAGTCAGGTTGTCTCTTTCATTAACAAATCCAACCAGGTGCTATTTTCACACCTGGTGTCATTCTTACAACCTCTGGGGGTGCGGTTGCCACAGCAACTAGCACGTCATGTACCCAAACATCAACTGAATGGCAGTAAGAGACCACCTCATCATTATTCCAGTGGCAGCAGGAAGAGACAGATGAGGTCCATTGACCTGACTAAACA GGATGATTTGGTTAGCTTTATTAAGAAGAACAGAGTGTGA